Genomic window (Phragmites australis chromosome 5, lpPhrAust1.1, whole genome shotgun sequence):
CGTCCATCTTTGGCCACTCCACTGGCATCTTCATGTTTGAGGTGAGACGCGTGcttttgctgttttttttttttaaatccttTTCCCCCTGCCGTTTATTGACCGGACGATGAGTAACAGGAACACATTGATTTGTGTTGATGTGGCTTCAATTTGCAGGTTTACTTTGGTCTGTTGATCTTCCTGGGGTACATGGTGTATGACACGCAGGAGATCATCGAGAGCGCGCAACACGGCGACATGGACTACATCAAGCACGCTCTCACCCTCTTCACCGACTTCGTGGCTGTCCTTGTCCGCATCCTCGTCATCATGGTGAGCCTTTGAGTTTAATCTTCTCAAATATTGCCGCACTTGGAGGAGTATGTTCCTTTCTGCTGACGATGAGCACTGCTCTGTTTCGAATCTCGTTGTAGCTCAAGAACGCAGCTGATAAgtcggagaagaagaggaagaggaggtccTGAATGCGCTGTTTCCCATCTGTACATATCAGTTCCAGTAGGAGACACCACTGCTACTTGCTTCTTAATTACTAGTACTGCTACGACGACTACGTGGACAAGAGAAGCTGTCCACATAACTGGGTGCTGTGGTGGAAATGAAGTGTTCTTGATCCACAACTTGTGGATCTGGTGAAGTTTGCTGCTGAAGCTTTAATTTGCATATACGCGCGCTACAACTCAGATCTTCCTGTGTTCCTGCTGAATGTTGGCCCTGATCTGAACCTGAAATTCTGAAATCAAATTGCAATGGGCATTTTAACGTTGCACGTAACAGTTTTGCGATTCTCTTGTGCCTGTTGTGCATCGTATCAAACAACTGAatattttctttggttttttggTTGTGCGTATATTAGTTAGGTACAGATTGAGAGTAAACTCAACGTATAGTCATATTATTTTAATGTAACGatgaaaattaaaatatttcttTATTAAAAAAGTGGCACGGCAGCAAACTTGCCCTGGGATGGATATACAGGTTGTTGTTGACGGCGCGCATTCGCATTTTATTCAGCTTGACGCCCGCCGAAACTTTTTCGTACTAGTAAGCAGGAAGCCAAGACAAATGCTTGATTAGTGGAGTGCTTAACAGAGCCTGCAGGGACAAATCTCTTTCGGATTGCTTTCTTTCCGTACCTGTACTTCTGAAGCAACCTGCAGGCAGTAGCAGGATTCTAAATATCGTTGATAAATGCTCAGTTATTATGGTTATCAGATGATTCGATCTGAACCATATTTATAAATTAAGCGGTTACcaatcaaatttaaatttaaaatttaaaaaattagaatttgaCGTAATTTGATTGGTTCTTATCGAATTCTCCTGAATCACTGTACTACTACCGCCGCCGAGCGATTTTCAAAGGTAAAATGTATGTACGTGCTTGAGGGGAACCTTTAGTATCTCATATCCGGATTATAATGGGCTGTTGATCTAATAAGGACAATTTAGAAACATGATTTATTATAAACAGAGGTAGTTTAGTAATTGTTCACGTGATTAATCTTCTCACACGTCTTCCTCTTGCTAGCACCGAACGAAACGCATCTCAGTCTCCACCTCTATCCGATCCGACGGttgcctcctccaccgcctccttcTCAAACCGACAGTGGCACCGCGGCAGACAACAATTCCCCAAAAATTGAAATTTCTTTCTAGTCTCTAACCCTAATTCCAGTCTCTGGCCGTCTGGCGGCATCGCGGTGGGCTCTCGCTTCTCGGCGTTGTCACTCAGTcgctcgggcgcagccgtgcgGGGCGCGTCAGCATGTGGCACACTGCTGCGGGCTGCGGTAGTGCGGCGAGCGGTGCTGCACGCTTGCGCCAGGGCCGCTAGGCACTGGGAATCCGGCCGGTGGCAGTGGCAGGTTGCAGCCGGAGCCGGGCAGGACTGCAGGAGGCAGGCGCCAGGTGGCAGGCGCGCGCTTCTCTCGGTAACAAAAGAGCAGAGCAGCCCGAGCAGCCGAGCAGGTCAGAGGTCATGTTCAGGTAGAGGTCGTGTTCTTCGAGACATCTGGTACAATCTTCAGAAGAATACGAGAAGACGAActgataatgaaaaaaaaaagtgaatcTGAACACTACAAGAATGACAGAGGTGTTTCTCGAAAAAAAACAAATGACGCAAAGGAGAGGTTTTAATTGTGCACGTATCCATTCTAATCTCCTAAAGACTGTTTTGCCATTCTTTATCCAGTTGtgttagcaaataaaatttccttatcatcctttcATCATTAGTACCTTTCATCATTAGTACCTGGCCCAATACTTAAGTACCTTTCAGTCGGTACCTTTGATTGTGGAGCGTTGGATTTTAACTAATGAACGGTTCACATCATCTGCAAGCACATTAAAAACTCTCATCCCAAAATGTATTTGTAAACCTTGAGCAGTACGAGTATAAAGGAAGGCTGATCCGATCGCGCCACCTCACCAAACCAAGACGAAGGCGCCCTCCTGCGATTTACTCCTCCGCGCGTATCAAAACGGGAGGCGGGAAGCGAGCTCGCGGCCACCAACCTCTTTAGTTCcctccccaccccccccccccccccgccacaCCACGCGAAGCCTAATGGAGGCGAGGAAGGGAGCCGCGCGCGTGCCCAGGGTGGTCGCCGTCCTCGCCGGGCTGCTCGAGCGCGCCGCCGAGCGTGGCGACGGCGACGGAGATGGCGCCCCGGCGTCGCCGTTCCGGGGGCGGACGAGGCCGGGGATCGCCGTGCGGCGGTACGCGGAGCGGATATACCGGTACGCGGGGTGCAGCCCCGCGTGCTTTGTGGTGGCCTACGTCTACCTCGACCGCCTCGCCCAGcgccgggagggggaggaggcggcggcggcggcggaggcctcggtggtgggCGTGGACTCGTACAGCGTGCACCGGCTGCTCATCACCAGCGTCATGGTCGCCGCCAAGTTCATGGACGACATGTGAGTGCCAACACTGCACTGCTTGTCACAACCATACTCCCAACCGGAGTACGTAGTTCATCTCCATTGAATTGCAATTTTCGCCGGTAAAAACCGGCTGCTAATTCACGGAAAAAGAATTACTACTTAGCTATATATACTACATCTGTTTGCATTTACTTGTCATCAGCTTTTTATTGTAGCAATTTTGATCTTgcgtttttttttctaaaaaagttTATAgacatttttttctaaaaaagttTATAGACACATAAATTTTTTTGTGTCATTAGATTCGTCGTGAAATGTCCTTCATTAGTATCGTATACTTTTAAGTATTTGGAAATTTTTCGTAGGGAAAAACGGAATgtcaaaattgctacagtaaaaactGATGACAGAGGTAGTAAATCGGAAGAAAAATGAACTGGTAGCTATTTTtatgaaaaacatatataacaAAATCGAAGCAAGGAAATAGTTAACACGACTGCGCATGCCAGAGTTGACTAACCCTGCTGATCATTAGTGATCTGGATTTGGATAACCATTATTTCCCGCCCATAAACCGATACCCCTCTGCTCGCAGCAAACAAGTTATTACTAGCAACAAGTAGGAAGGATCTGCGATCGACCTGTCGGTGAGTCCTGGATTGTGTCCAGGGAAATGCAAgttaaattgtttttttttctactgctgcagcagcagcagctacctGTTGTCCAATTTCACGCACAAATTGATGTAATCTATGGAGTCTGACATGGCACCACTGCCCCCTCCCTCGACTACCTAATTATGCTTAGCTTACTCATGTGGCATTACCACCCGTTATCCACTGCGTGCGTGGATTGCACTTGCACAACCATCTTGCTtcacaaccaaccaaacatttCCCTCTTTCCTTCGGATCAGTATATATGACGAATTCTGCCTTGTCCATTGGCCCAACAGATATTCAGATTAGGTTAATGAACCGGTTCTTGGGTGCATGCTGCTCCAGCAGCTCAACTCCTAATAACGTACTTATTTGAGATATATAATTGACTGCTAGCTACAATCACATGCAAAAGTATACGTGTATGTACACACACACACGATGCTGCTGGGACATGTGTAGTATTTTTCTGCTAGTATAAACAAGATGCAGCCGGTAAGGTCGATAGGTAGGTGCATAGTCTGTTGGCACGTCCAGCTCGTCGTTAGGCTGGCTGTTGCCCTAGATCCCATCTGAACCCGATTGCTCACctaacaggaaaaaaaaaaccaaatcgATCCTCCCTTCATCACGTACAGAAACACCAAACGCAGTATCAATCACTCAC
Coding sequences:
- the LOC133917354 gene encoding cyclin-P4-1-like, which produces MEARKGAARVPRVVAVLAGLLERAAERGDGDGDGAPASPFRGRTRPGIAVRRYAERIYRYAGCSPACFVVAYVYLDRLAQRREGEEAAAAAEASVVGVDSYSVHRLLITSVMVAAKFMDDIHYNNAYFARVGGVEVAEMNGLELELLFALRFRLNVTPDTFARYCAALEGEIMTMSAVEGPVPPPRASPSSPEEEPKDTTMVNVASRSAFAAAQRAVETITQ